From the genome of Streptomyces sp. NBC_01304:
CGGTGTCGTGGCGTATGTGGTGTGCGCGCTGGTGCTGTTCAGCCTGCCGGGCTGGCCGCTGCACGGCGGTGACTCGCTGCCCTCGTTCCTCAGCCTGGTGGTGCCCATCGGGGTACTGGCGGCCGGTGTCGGCATCGCCGCCAACCGGCAGGACCTGGTGCGCGCCCTGGAGGCGCAGCGCGCCGAGACCGCCGTGCTCGGGGCGGTGCAGGCCGAGCGGGCCAGGGTCGCGGGCGATGTGCACGACTTCGTCGGGCGCGAGCTGACGCTGCTGACCGTGCGGGCCGAGGTGCTTGCGCGCCGGGCGCGCGGGGAGTCGTACGCGAAGGATTTCGAGGAGCTCTCGGAGACCTCGCGCCGCGCCCACCGCGTTCTCAACGAGATCATCGTCCAGCGCGGCGCGGACGGCGCCCCGACCCCGGGCCTCGACGCCCTGGCGGCTCTCGCCGAGCAGAGCGATCGCGCCGGCAGCCCGGTGAAGCTGGACGTGGACGAGGCGGCCCAACGGCTGTCCCCGCTACGGCAGGCGGCGGTCTACCGCGTGGTCCAGGAGTGCCTGACGAACGCGGCCAAGCACGCACCGGGAGAGCTGGTCGGCGTCCGGATAGCGATCGCGGACCACCAGGCCCGCATCACGGTGAGCAACACCCTCCCGGCGTCGGCCCCTTCACGGGCCCCGGTGTCGGCCGGCACGGGCACGGCCGGGATGGCCGAGCGGGTACGGAGCGTGGGCGGGACGTTCACGGCGGGGCATGCGGAGGGGGCGTACGAGGTGGTGGCGGAGCTGCCGACGGGGTTGCCTGCGGCTTGATTTCTCCCCGCCCCGCCCCTTCCCGTAAGGCTGCCGCCGGCATGAATCAGCCTGTCCGGCGCTTGAGGACACCGCCCGGAGGGCGGAAGGCTTCGCAGAATTACGGGAAGGGGCGGGGCGGGGAGAATGAAGGGGCCCGGGGCGAAGCCCCGCGACCTGAGCGGGCCGACCCAAGCCTCAATCCCGCCGGCTCCGGAAGGCCTACGCCGCAGACATCAACCGCTGCAGTGAGTCGAACTCCTCCACACACTTCCCGCAGCCAAGCGCCACCGAGTCCAGCGGATTCTCCGCGATGGTCACCGGAATCCCGGTCGCCGCAGACATGCGAAGGTCCAGCCCAGGCAGCAACGCCCCGCCACCCGTGACCACGATCCCGTGCTCCATGACATCCCCGGACAGCTCCGGCGGACACTCCTCCAGCGTCGTCTTCACCGCCGCGATGACCGCCTCGATCGGCTCGTCGAGCGAGGCCCGGACCTCCTTGACCGTGAGGTCGACCGTCTTGGGCAGCCCGCCCACCTTCTCCCGCCCCCGCACGGTGAACGTCCGCATCTCGAAGGCGTCTTCACCGGGCACGGGCCACGCCGACCCGATCGCGACCTTGATGTCCTCGGCGGTCCGCTCGCCGATGAGCAGCGAGTGCTCCTTGCGTACGTAGTCCGTGATCGCGGCGTCGAGCCGGTCGCCGCCCACCCGCAGGGACTGCGCCGTGACGATCCCGCCGAGCGAGATCACGGCGACCTCGGCCGTGCCCCCGCCGATGTCGACGACCATCGAGCCGCGCGGCTCGGACACCGGCAGACCCGCACCGATCGCGGCGGCCATCGGCTCCTCGATGAGGTGGACCGCGCGGGCGCCCGAGCGCTGCGCGGCATGCACGATCGCGCGCCGCTCCACGGGCGTGACCCCGCTGGGCACGCAGACGACCATGCGGGTACGGGGCTTGCGGCCGGGCACGGCCTTGCGGACGAAGTGCCGGATCATCTCCTCGGCCGCCTCGTAGTCGCTGATCACGCCGTCCTTCAGGGGGCGGATCGCGGTGATGGACCCGGGGGTGCGGCCGATGGTCTCCTTGGCCTCCGCGCCGACGGCGAGCGCGCCCTTGACGCCCTCCCGGACGGCGACGACGGACGGCTCATTGAGCACAATGCCCTGGCCACGGGCGTAGAGCAGGGTGTTTGCGGTGCCGAGGTCGATCCCTATGTCCATGATCCGCAAGT
Proteins encoded in this window:
- a CDS encoding rod shape-determining protein, encoding MDIGIDLGTANTLLYARGQGIVLNEPSVVAVREGVKGALAVGAEAKETIGRTPGSITAIRPLKDGVISDYEAAEEMIRHFVRKAVPGRKPRTRMVVCVPSGVTPVERRAIVHAAQRSGARAVHLIEEPMAAAIGAGLPVSEPRGSMVVDIGGGTAEVAVISLGGIVTAQSLRVGGDRLDAAITDYVRKEHSLLIGERTAEDIKVAIGSAWPVPGEDAFEMRTFTVRGREKVGGLPKTVDLTVKEVRASLDEPIEAVIAAVKTTLEECPPELSGDVMEHGIVVTGGGALLPGLDLRMSAATGIPVTIAENPLDSVALGCGKCVEEFDSLQRLMSAA
- a CDS encoding sensor histidine kinase, yielding MNPQPAVSALDRLTAAGRRRARRWVGCPRILDVLTALSCLALMALDIPGLAEADNSLDSPVEAAFVLFLGASTLLLRRRQPWVPYAVALIFLWWLHELTLVQFALYSLGRYRGWRAGVLGVVAYVVCALVLFSLPGWPLHGGDSLPSFLSLVVPIGVLAAGVGIAANRQDLVRALEAQRAETAVLGAVQAERARVAGDVHDFVGRELTLLTVRAEVLARRARGESYAKDFEELSETSRRAHRVLNEIIVQRGADGAPTPGLDALAALAEQSDRAGSPVKLDVDEAAQRLSPLRQAAVYRVVQECLTNAAKHAPGELVGVRIAIADHQARITVSNTLPASAPSRAPVSAGTGTAGMAERVRSVGGTFTAGHAEGAYEVVAELPTGLPAA